Genomic window (Streptomyces sp. NBC_01431):
TCGGCGCGACCTCGGCGGGACCGGCCGGGGGCGAGCTGTTGTACGGACTGAACGTGGCCGTCCACGCGCAGGTGCCGGTCGAGCGCCTACGGCACATGATCTACACCTATCCGACGTTCCACCGGGCCGTCGAACCGGCCCTGGCGGCGCTTCGCTGACGGTGCAGGGCAGTCGGGCGCGAGTCGGGCGACGACACCGTCCACACCGTTGGGGCGGTGCTCGGTGCCTGACGGCACCACCGATTCATCGCTCCGCCCGTACCGGATGCTTGCTCATGATCGAGACCCGGTTGAACGCGTTGATGGTGACCGCCACCCAGATCGCCGCGGAGATCTGGTCGTCGGTGAGTACGTCTCGGGCGGTGGCGTAGGCGGATTCCTGTGCGGCGGTGTCGGCCGGCTCGGTCGTCGCCTCCGCCAGTGCGAGCGCCGCCCGTTGGGTGGGAGTGAACAGCTGGGTGTCCCGCCAGGCCGCCAGCACTCCCAGCCGCTGTGTCGTCTCGCCTGCGCGGAGGGCGGCCCGGGTATGCACGTCGAGGCAGTAGGCGCAGCCGTTGATCTGCGACACGCGCAGATTGATCAGCTCCACGGCGGTCCGGTCGAGCCCCGCCTCGGCCGCGACCGCCCGCACCGCTTCCGATGTCTGCACCAGCGCGTGGTGGGCCTTGGGGCTCTGCTTGTCGATGAAGATCCGCCGGACCGCGGACTTCGGCGTGAGGCTGCTCAACCTGGACTCCTTCAGGGGCCGCTTCCGGGTCCCTTTGCTCCGTCGTGCACATGGTGCTGTTGGCGTCGTATGATCGGAACGGTTTTGTTGAATGTGAAACTATCATGCGTCTGAGAGGTGGTTCCGATGAGCAACGTCGAAGCAGGGCCCGTCGAAGTGCGCCGCGGATCCCGGATGGACGGCACACAGTCGGCGCGGGTGGCGCGGGTCGACGTGCTCTCCCCACGTGACGTGCCGCTGGGCGGCCCGCGAGCGATGACCGTGCGGCGCACACTGCCGCAGCGTGCCCGGACCCTGATCGGAGCCTGGTGCTTCGCCGATCACTTCGGCCCCGACGACGTTTCCGAGACGGGCGGGATGGACGTCGCCCCGCATCCGCACACCGGACTGCAGACGGTCAGCTGGCTGTTCAGCGGGGAGATCGAGCACCGCGACAGCCTGGGCAGCCACGCTTTCGTACGGCCCGGTGAGCTGAACCTCATGACCGGCGGGCACGGCATCAGTCACTCGGAGGTCTCCACCCTCCGCACCACCGTCCTGCACGGGGTTCAGCTGTGGGTAGCGCTTCCCGGGGAACACCGCGACACCGAGCGGGACTTCCAGCACTATGTGCCCGAACCGGTGCGCGTCGACGGGGCCGAGATCAGGGTCTTCCTCGGCGCCCTCGGCGGAGCCGCCTCGCCGGTGCCGACTTTCACACCCCTGCTCGGCGCCGAAGTCGTCCTCGAACCGCGTGCGGCGCTCACGCTCTCAGTGAACCCCCGCTTCGAGCACGGTGTCCTCGTCGACCGCGGGGACGTCCGCCTGGCCGACACCCCGTTGCGTACCGCGGAGTTGGGCTACGTCCACCGCGGGACCGACGCGCTGACGCTGTCGAACGAGTCCGACGAGACCGCTCGGATGGTCCTGCTCGGCGGAACGCCGTTCGAGGAGGAGATCGTGATGTGGTGGAACTTCATCGGCCGCAGCCACGAGGACATCGTCCAGGCCCGCGCCGACTGGCAGAACCTGTCCGATCGCTTCGGCGCGGTCGACGGATACCCGGGGGAGCGTCTCGCCGCGCCGGTCCTGCCGAACGCCGTCATCACGCCGCGCGGGAACCCACCCCGGGACTGAACCCTCCCCGCACATCACCCACTTCTGAAAGGCACACCCCATGAGCCAGTCCTCCGCCGCTCCGATCGTCGAGCGGGCAGACGCAAGGCACCGTTACGAGATCTTTGTCGACGGCGAGCGCGCGGGCCTGACCGCGTACCGCGACCACGATGACCAGCGGGTCTTCTACCACACGGAAATCGATGACACCCATGCCGGTCAGGGCCTGGCCGCGCAACTGGTCCAGCAGGCGCTCACCGATGTCCGCGACCTGGGAAAGCGAATCGTGCCCGTGTGCCCCTACGTGGCCAACTACCTGAAGAAGCATGAGGAGTTCGGCGACATCACCGACCCGGTGACGCCCGGCATACAGCGGTGGCTGAAGGCGGAACTGGGCTGACAGCCTCCGTTCCCTCCGCCGCGAAGCCGTGATGAATCCTCTGCAACGCAGGTGTCCGGTGCGATCGGCGGCGGGCCGGTGCGCCGCCGCAACCGATCTCATGCGCGGGCCGGGTTCATGTTCACGGCACCGAGCGCGGCCGCCTCAGGTAGTGGCGCCGCGCTCGGGCTGGATCGCCTGCCGGACCGGGCCCCATCAGTGCGGTGACGCAGCCCGGAATCCCCGCGGCCGGGGATGGTTCCCGCCTCGCTCTTACGCCGGCCGGGCCCAGGCGGCGTCGGTGGTCGCGAGGCGGTGGGTGATCACGGAGGTGGCCGCGAGGAGCAGCAGGGCGAGGCCCAG
Coding sequences:
- a CDS encoding carboxymuconolactone decarboxylase family protein → MSSLTPKSAVRRIFIDKQSPKAHHALVQTSEAVRAVAAEAGLDRTAVELINLRVSQINGCAYCLDVHTRAALRAGETTQRLGVLAAWRDTQLFTPTQRAALALAEATTEPADTAAQESAYATARDVLTDDQISAAIWVAVTINAFNRVSIMSKHPVRAER
- a CDS encoding pirin family protein — encoded protein: MSNVEAGPVEVRRGSRMDGTQSARVARVDVLSPRDVPLGGPRAMTVRRTLPQRARTLIGAWCFADHFGPDDVSETGGMDVAPHPHTGLQTVSWLFSGEIEHRDSLGSHAFVRPGELNLMTGGHGISHSEVSTLRTTVLHGVQLWVALPGEHRDTERDFQHYVPEPVRVDGAEIRVFLGALGGAASPVPTFTPLLGAEVVLEPRAALTLSVNPRFEHGVLVDRGDVRLADTPLRTAELGYVHRGTDALTLSNESDETARMVLLGGTPFEEEIVMWWNFIGRSHEDIVQARADWQNLSDRFGAVDGYPGERLAAPVLPNAVITPRGNPPRD
- a CDS encoding GNAT family N-acetyltransferase; the protein is MSQSSAAPIVERADARHRYEIFVDGERAGLTAYRDHDDQRVFYHTEIDDTHAGQGLAAQLVQQALTDVRDLGKRIVPVCPYVANYLKKHEEFGDITDPVTPGIQRWLKAELG